In Arachis hypogaea cultivar Tifrunner chromosome 17, arahy.Tifrunner.gnm2.J5K5, whole genome shotgun sequence, a single window of DNA contains:
- the LOC112766368 gene encoding protein DAMAGED DNA-BINDING 2, which produces MAPITRKAFFPKVIIERDSDTEHSSSEEEEEGLESLQEEEEEEEEEEEEEEEEEDNDVNVAGNGNAERLEVGLDCKRKGKAPITITLKKVCKVCKKPGHEAGFKGATYIDCPMKPCFLCKMPGHTTLTCPHRVTTEYGVIPAPRKKTRKPLEYVFERQLKPSVPSIKPKYVIPDQVNCAVIRYHSRRVTCLEFHPTKNNILLSGDKKGQLGVWDFQKVHERMVYGNIHSCILNNMKFDPRNDCMVYSASSDGTISYSDMETGISSCPLNLNPDGWQGPNTWKMLYGMDINFEKGLVLAADSFGFLHMVDTRSNHKTSDAILIHKKGRKVVGLHCNPVQPDLLLSCGNDHFARIWDIRRIEPKSSIYELKHGGVVNSAYFSPVSGCKILTTSQDNRLRIWDSIFGNMDSPSREIVHSNDFNRYLTPFKAEWDPKDPSESLAVIGRYISENYNGAALHPIDFIDTSTGQLVAEVMDPNITTITPVNKLHPRDDILASGSSRSLFIWKPKETSAPVEEKDESKIVICGRAEKKHGKKKRDDSDESDDEAFLPKNKKSKSEKTNWKLTSCTKKKC; this is translated from the exons ATGGCACCCATAACTCGAAAAGCTTTCTTCCCGAAGGTCATCATCGAGAGGGACTCCGACACTGAACACAGTTCctcagaagaagaagaggaagggcTAGAATcacttcaagaagaagaagaagaagaagaagaagaagaagaagaagaagaagaggaggaggacaaTGATGTTAATGTTGCTGGGAATGGGAACGCGGAGAGGTTGGAAGTGGGTTTGGATTgtaagaggaaagggaaagcacCGATCACTATCACTCTCAAAAAAGTTTGCAAG GTGTGTAAGAAGCCTGGACATGAAGCGGGGTTCAAGGGTGCTACTTATATTGATTGCCCTATGAAGCCTTGCTTTCTCTGTAAAATGCCTG GACATACCACTTTGACTTGCCCTCATCGGGTGACCACTGAGTATGGAGTTATTCCGGCACCTCGCAAAAAGACACGTAAACCATTGGAGTATGTGTTTGAACGCCAGCTAAAACCTTCTGTTCCTTCG ATCAAGCCCAAATATGTGATCCCAGATCAAGTGAATTGTGCCGTTATTAGATATCACAGTAGACGTGTAACTTGTTTGGAGTTCCACCCGACAAAAAATAACATCCTTTTATCTGGAGATAag AAAGGACAACTTGGAGTTTGGGATTTTCAGAAAGTACATGAGAGGATGGTCTATGGTAACATACATTCTTGTATTCTGAATAACATGAA GTTTGATCCTAGAAATGATTGCATGGTCTATTCTGCATCCTCAGATGGAACAATTAGTTATTCTGACATGGAGACTGGAATATCATCCTGTCCATTGAACCTGAACCCTGATGGATGGCAG GGTCCAAATACTTGGAAAATGCTCTATGGCATGGATATTAACTTTGAAAAGGGTCTTGTGCTTGCTGCCGATAGCTTTGGCTTTCTTCACAT GGTTGACACTCGCTCCAACCACAAGACTAGTGATGCAATTTTGATCCATAAAAAAGGTCGAAAGGTAGTTGGTCTCCATTGCAACCCAGTTCAGCCAGACCTCCTATTGAGTTGTGGAAATGATCATTTT GCTCGTATTTGGGATATTCGTCGAATAGAACCAAAATCATCCATATATGAACTTAAGCACGGTGGTGTAGTCAACTCAGCCTATTTCTCTCCAGTGTCTGGGTGCAAAATTCTTACCACATCACAAGACAACCGTCTTCGTATTTGGGATTCAATCTTTGGAAATATGGACTCCCCCAGCCGAGAAATTGTTCACAGTAATGATTTCAATCGTTACTTGACCCCTTTTAAAGCTGAATGGGATCCAAAg GATCCATCGGAATCGCTTGCCGTCATTGGTCGTTATATAAGCGAGAACTATAATGGAGCTGCCTTACATCCCATTGATTTTATAGATACCAGTACCGGACAATTGGTAGCTGAAGTCATGGATCCAAACATCACAACCATCACTCCAGTGAATAAGTTACACCCACGCGATGATATCCTAGCATCTGGAAGTTCAAG ATCTCTGTTCATATGGAAGCCCAAGGAGACATCTGCGCCTGTAGAGGAGAAAGATGAGAGCAAAATTGTGATTTGTGGAAGAGCCGAGAAGAAACACGGTAAGAAGAAGCGGGATGACAGTGACGAATCAGATGACGAAGCATTCCTACCCAAGAACAAGAAATCTAAGTCAGAAAAGACCAACTGGAAATTGACTAGCTGCACCAAGAAGAAATGCTGA